A single genomic interval of Mucilaginibacter robiniae harbors:
- a CDS encoding nucleoside hydrolase-like domain-containing protein — protein sequence MVNTNNLLSRLTTKLILLVGLFTIQYGQVHAQAIKPRIIISTDIGGTDDDDFQSMIHFLMYADKFNTEGLISSPSYGDGKKQDILDMIDLYAKDYPQLKQHADFPLPNALRVFCKQGVSGAAPYSGWRTATEGSDWIVKCAKKKSAQPLWILVWGGLEDVAQALHDVPEIRNKIKVYWIGGPNKKWSINAYAYIVQHFPDLWMIENNATYRGLFLDAETPEDPKQDNYYNQHIKGHGHMGMQFKQYYGGAIKMGDTPSLLYAMAGHLENPFKESWGGSFTKIQRSSHYIFNRNTTLADSVAVYGTVEWHFKGPVIQHSSDKACFSMEILNQQWPGYYLGNGNYAIRYAPKKAGVCTYKIKSDIPGFVELTGEFTVTNIWPGKVNKADYLVGSNWYSDQQEPNLFYGDQQGGRTIAKWRQKFLNDWAKRWEWLH from the coding sequence ATGGTAAACACAAACAATCTTTTAAGCAGACTTACAACAAAGCTCATTTTACTGGTAGGTCTATTTACTATACAGTATGGTCAAGTCCATGCACAGGCAATTAAGCCGCGCATTATCATTAGTACAGACATTGGCGGCACTGATGACGATGATTTTCAATCCATGATACATTTTTTAATGTATGCAGACAAGTTCAACACGGAAGGTTTGATTTCCTCTCCTTCATACGGTGACGGTAAAAAGCAGGATATTTTGGATATGATTGACCTGTACGCAAAAGATTACCCGCAATTGAAACAGCATGCGGATTTTCCGTTACCCAATGCATTACGGGTTTTTTGTAAACAGGGCGTATCCGGAGCTGCACCTTACAGCGGTTGGCGCACAGCAACAGAAGGATCAGATTGGATTGTTAAATGTGCTAAAAAGAAAAGTGCGCAGCCTTTATGGATATTAGTGTGGGGTGGGTTGGAAGACGTAGCCCAAGCGCTGCATGATGTTCCAGAAATCAGAAACAAAATTAAAGTTTATTGGATTGGTGGACCTAATAAGAAATGGAGCATAAACGCTTATGCCTACATTGTGCAGCACTTTCCGGACTTGTGGATGATAGAAAATAATGCAACTTACCGAGGCCTATTTTTAGATGCAGAAACCCCTGAAGATCCCAAGCAGGATAACTACTATAATCAGCACATCAAAGGACATGGGCATATGGGTATGCAGTTCAAACAATACTACGGCGGTGCCATAAAAATGGGGGATACGCCATCCTTACTCTATGCAATGGCTGGTCATCTTGAAAATCCATTTAAAGAAAGCTGGGGTGGCAGTTTTACAAAAATTCAGCGTAGTTCACATTATATATTTAATCGTAATACAACTCTGGCTGATTCAGTAGCTGTGTATGGTACCGTAGAGTGGCATTTCAAAGGTCCGGTAATACAGCATTCTTCTGATAAAGCTTGCTTTAGTATGGAAATATTAAATCAACAATGGCCTGGGTATTATTTAGGAAACGGCAATTATGCTATACGGTATGCACCCAAAAAGGCGGGTGTTTGTACATACAAGATCAAAAGTGACATACCTGGCTTTGTCGAGTTGACGGGGGAATTTACGGTTACCAACATATGGCCTGGAAAGGTAAATAAAGCCGACTACTTAGTAGGCAGTAATTGGTACAGTGACCAGCAAGAGCCCAATCTTTTCTATGGCGATCAGCAGGGAGGACGTACTATTGCAAAGTGGCGGCAAAAGTTTCTAAACGATTGGGCTAAAAGATGGGAGTGGTTACATTAA